In Eucalyptus grandis isolate ANBG69807.140 chromosome 4, ASM1654582v1, whole genome shotgun sequence, the following proteins share a genomic window:
- the LOC108959070 gene encoding peptidyl-tRNA hydrolase 2, mitochondrial-like: MRKMIIRYLIFGTLVLVVRQVLKMGLGKVASQCAHAAMEMYAELMQSNQVLLRQREQCRQPKIVCTCKNQQEM; encoded by the exons atgaggAAGATGATAATCAGGTACCTTATTTTTGGCACTCTTG TTCTGGTTGTTAGGCAAGTTTTGAAGATGGGACTAGGAAAAGTGGCATCTCAATGTGCTC ATGCTGCCATGGAGATGTATGCGGAACTGATGCAGAG CAATCAGGTTCTTTTAAGACAACGAGAGCAATGTAGGCAACCCAAGATCGTCTGTACATGCAAGAATCAACAAGAAATGTAA